In a genomic window of Bacteroidota bacterium:
- a CDS encoding heavy-metal-associated domain-containing protein produces the protein MKHFISFCAVVLFVLAAKVTMAAPQNTDTLVVKTNIYCSHCKQCESCKGKLDLLMEEKGVKDMALNVELMTITVVYNSKKTSPDKIRTAISNLGYDADNVPANPKAYEELDGCCKK, from the coding sequence ATGAAACATTTTATCAGTTTTTGTGCCGTTGTACTTTTTGTTTTAGCTGCTAAAGTAACTATGGCCGCTCCGCAAAACACCGATACCCTTGTGGTAAAAACCAATATTTACTGCAGCCATTGCAAGCAGTGTGAAAGCTGCAAAGGCAAGCTGGATTTGCTAATGGAAGAAAAAGGGGTAAAGGATATGGCTCTTAATGTTGAGCTAATGACCATTACGGTGGTGTATAACAGCAAGAAAACATCACCTGACAAAATACGCACAGCTATATCTAATCTCGGCTACGATGCGGATAATGTGCCCGCCAATCCCAAAGCCTACGAAGAGCTTGACGGATGCTGCAAGAAGTAG
- a CDS encoding helix-turn-helix transcriptional regulator, translated as MKYVDDDCGIRKAMNLVGSKWKVMIIRQIREEYKRYGELKRLIPGISEKMLIQELKELVSVGIVSKKAFPEIPPRVEYRLTEKGIKALPLLDSIVEFGEQNF; from the coding sequence ATGAAATACGTGGATGACGATTGCGGGATAAGAAAGGCCATGAATTTGGTAGGCAGTAAATGGAAGGTGATGATTATCCGCCAGATACGCGAAGAATATAAACGCTACGGCGAGTTAAAACGCTTGATACCGGGAATTAGTGAAAAAATGCTGATACAAGAGCTAAAAGAGTTGGTTAGTGTAGGAATTGTGAGCAAAAAGGCGTTTCCTGAAATTCCACCGCGAGTGGAATACCGATTGACTGAGAAAGGCATAAAAGCACTGCCTCTATTGGACAGCATTGTTGAGTTTGGCGAACAGAATTTTTAA